One Streptomyces sp. RPA4-2 genomic window carries:
- the cynS gene encoding cyanase has translation MLSKREAAEAVRQAKVNTGVTWAQLAEAVGKPLAWTTAALLGQHPMREEEAATAAALLELGDDAVLAFQLQPTRGALDTAVPVDPTIYRLYEVVQVYGPTIKELIHEQCGDGIMSAINFRLDVRRVPDPQGDRVVITLDGKYLPYQW, from the coding sequence ATGCTCAGCAAGCGTGAAGCCGCCGAAGCCGTCCGTCAGGCCAAGGTGAATACAGGGGTCACCTGGGCACAGTTGGCCGAAGCGGTCGGCAAACCGCTCGCGTGGACGACGGCCGCGCTGCTCGGGCAGCACCCCATGCGCGAGGAGGAGGCGGCGACGGCCGCGGCGCTTCTCGAACTCGGCGACGACGCCGTCCTCGCCTTCCAGCTCCAGCCGACCCGCGGCGCCCTGGACACCGCGGTCCCCGTGGACCCCACGATCTACCGGCTCTACGAAGTCGTCCAGGTCTACGGTCCGACGATCAAGGAGCTGATCCACGAGCAGTGTGGTGACGGCATCATGAGCGCGATCAACTTCCGCCTCGACGTGCGGCGCGTGCCCGACCCCCAGGGTGACCGGGTCGTCATCACCCTCGACGGGAAGTACCTGCCCTATCAGTGGTAG
- a CDS encoding DUF4442 domain-containing protein, protein MSADQMTIGEMLAATVPMARTLNLEFVETTPEKAVVSLPDQSDYHNHVGGPHAGAMFTLGESASGAIVLAAFGEQLSRAVPLAVRAEIAYKKLAMGPVTATATLGRPAADVVAELDAGQRPEFPVSIAIQRADGAVTGEMTVVWTLRPNG, encoded by the coding sequence ATGAGCGCAGACCAGATGACGATCGGCGAGATGCTCGCCGCCACGGTCCCGATGGCCCGGACCCTCAATCTCGAGTTCGTGGAGACCACGCCGGAGAAGGCCGTGGTGAGCCTCCCGGACCAGAGCGACTATCACAACCACGTCGGCGGCCCGCACGCCGGAGCGATGTTCACCCTCGGCGAGTCGGCGAGCGGGGCGATCGTCCTCGCCGCCTTCGGGGAGCAGCTCTCGCGTGCCGTGCCGCTCGCGGTGAGGGCGGAGATCGCCTACAAGAAGCTGGCGATGGGGCCGGTCACCGCCACCGCGACCCTCGGCCGCCCGGCCGCCGACGTCGTGGCCGAACTCGACGCGGGGCAGCGCCCCGAGTTCCCCGTCTCCATCGCGATCCAGCGCGCGGACGGCGCCGTCACCGGAGAGATGACCGTCGTGTGGACCCTGCGGCCGAACGGCTGA
- a CDS encoding MFS transporter, producing MTSAADLRRHPRRPSWAGRNYTLLTAAAVVTNLGSQGALIAAAFAVLETGGDGGDVGLVAAARTLPLVLFLLIGGAVADRLPRHRVMVAANALNCVSQAAFALLVLSGEPRLWQMLLLSALGGTGQAFFSPAAEGMLMSSVDGEQASRAFAMFRMAMQGAGLGGAALGGAMVAVIGPGWVLAVDAVAFAVAGALRSFLDVSHIPPRRPGGGLLADLREGWQEFVARPWLWTVVAQFSVVVAVVGAADAVYGPLVARDSLGGPGPWGLALGAFGAGTVGGALLMTRWKPRRLLLAGTLCVFPLAAPAAALAVPVAVVPLCAVMFVSGAAIEVFGVSWMTALHQEIPEDKLSRVSAYDWFGSIAMVPLATALAGPAEQAFGRTAALWSCSALVVLVTAAVLFVPDVRNLTRRTKPVAQGSPSADVRRASSPPADVLRASADAEGSAGRLG from the coding sequence GTGACCTCTGCCGCCGACCTCCGTCGACACCCGCGCCGTCCTTCCTGGGCGGGCCGGAACTACACCTTGCTGACCGCCGCCGCGGTCGTCACCAACCTGGGCAGCCAGGGCGCGCTGATCGCCGCGGCGTTCGCGGTGCTCGAAACGGGCGGCGACGGAGGCGACGTCGGCCTGGTGGCGGCGGCGCGGACACTGCCGCTGGTCCTCTTCCTGCTGATCGGCGGCGCGGTCGCGGACCGGCTGCCGCGCCATCGGGTGATGGTCGCGGCCAACGCCCTCAACTGCGTCTCGCAGGCGGCGTTCGCGCTTCTGGTGCTGTCCGGCGAACCGCGGCTGTGGCAGATGCTGCTGCTGTCCGCGCTCGGCGGTACCGGTCAGGCGTTCTTCAGTCCGGCCGCCGAGGGCATGCTGATGTCCTCGGTCGACGGAGAGCAGGCGAGTCGCGCCTTCGCCATGTTCCGGATGGCGATGCAGGGCGCGGGACTCGGCGGGGCGGCCCTCGGCGGGGCGATGGTGGCGGTGATCGGGCCGGGCTGGGTGCTCGCGGTGGACGCGGTGGCGTTCGCCGTCGCCGGGGCGCTGCGCTCGTTCCTGGACGTGAGCCACATACCGCCGCGCCGGCCCGGCGGCGGGCTGCTCGCCGATCTCCGCGAGGGCTGGCAGGAGTTCGTCGCACGGCCCTGGCTGTGGACGGTCGTCGCCCAGTTCTCCGTGGTGGTCGCGGTCGTGGGCGCCGCCGACGCGGTCTACGGTCCGCTGGTCGCCCGGGACAGCCTCGGCGGGCCCGGGCCCTGGGGTCTGGCCCTCGGCGCGTTCGGTGCGGGCACGGTCGGCGGCGCGCTGCTGATGACCCGCTGGAAGCCGCGCCGACTGCTGCTCGCCGGCACCCTCTGTGTGTTCCCGCTCGCCGCGCCGGCCGCCGCGCTCGCGGTGCCGGTGGCGGTGGTGCCGCTGTGCGCCGTGATGTTCGTCAGCGGGGCGGCGATAGAGGTGTTCGGCGTCTCGTGGATGACCGCGCTGCACCAGGAGATCCCCGAGGACAAACTCTCGCGCGTCTCGGCGTACGACTGGTTCGGCTCGATCGCGATGGTCCCGCTCGCCACGGCCCTGGCGGGCCCGGCGGAGCAGGCCTTCGGCCGGACGGCCGCCCTGTGGAGCTGTTCGGCGCTGGTCGTCCTGGTCACCGCGGCGGTGCTGTTCGTACCGGACGTACGGAATCTGACCCGGCGGACCAAGCCCGTGGCACAGGGATCGCCGTCGGCGGACGTACGGCGCGCGTCATCGCCTCCGGCGGACGTCCTGCGTGCGTCAGCCGATGCCGAAGGCTCCGCCGGGCGGCTCGGGTGA
- a CDS encoding spermidine synthase — protein MDEPIPVMRAVDHGTAKLMPDVDRKRAWLLTVDGAPQSYVDLDEPTHLEFEYARRLGHVLDTVVAPGRRPDVLHLGGGALTLPRYVAATRPGARQDVVEADLGLLALIGEHLPMADGAGVTVHGADAREWLEAAAPASVDIVIADVFGGSRVPAHLTSTAYAHAAGRVLRDDGVYLANLADSAPFTFLRSQLATFSTVFEELAVIAEPGVLRGRRFGNAVLVASHHPFDTAALARRTASDAFPARVEHGPALRRFIGGAVPVRDEDAVPSPEPPGGAFGIG, from the coding sequence GTGGACGAGCCGATACCCGTGATGCGGGCCGTGGATCACGGGACCGCCAAGCTGATGCCGGACGTCGACCGGAAGCGGGCCTGGCTCTTGACGGTCGACGGGGCACCGCAGTCGTACGTGGACCTCGACGAGCCCACGCATCTGGAGTTCGAGTACGCGCGACGGCTCGGGCACGTACTGGACACGGTCGTCGCGCCGGGACGGAGACCGGACGTGCTGCACCTCGGCGGCGGCGCGCTGACACTGCCCCGCTATGTGGCCGCGACCCGGCCGGGCGCACGTCAGGACGTGGTCGAGGCCGACCTGGGTCTGCTGGCCCTGATCGGCGAGCACCTGCCCATGGCCGACGGCGCCGGTGTCACCGTGCACGGCGCGGACGCCCGGGAGTGGCTCGAAGCCGCGGCGCCCGCCTCCGTCGACATCGTGATCGCGGATGTCTTCGGCGGCTCGCGTGTCCCCGCGCACCTGACGTCCACGGCGTACGCCCATGCCGCCGGGCGGGTCCTGCGCGACGACGGCGTCTACCTGGCCAACCTCGCCGACTCCGCCCCCTTCACCTTCCTGCGCTCCCAACTCGCCACGTTCTCGACGGTGTTCGAGGAACTGGCGGTGATCGCCGAACCTGGCGTGCTGCGCGGACGGCGTTTCGGCAACGCGGTGCTGGTGGCCTCCCACCACCCGTTCGACACGGCCGCCCTCGCCCGTCGTACCGCCTCCGACGCGTTCCCGGCGCGGGTGGAACACGGTCCCGCGCTGCGCAGGTTCATCGGCGGTGCCGTACCCGTCCGCGACGAGGACGCGGTCCCCTCACCCGAGCCGCCCGGCGGAGCCTTCGGCATCGGCTGA
- the tuf gene encoding elongation factor Tu, which yields MPKTAYVRTKPHLNIGTMGHVDHGKTTLTAAITKVLAERGSGTFVPFDRIDRAPEEAARGITINIAHVEYETDTRHYAHVDMPGHADYVKNMVTGAAQLDGAILVVSALDGIMPQTAEHVLLARQVGVDHIVVALNKADAGDEELTDLVELEVRDLLSAHGYGGESVPVVRVSGLKALEGDPRWTAAIDALLDAVDTYVPMPERYIDAPFLLPVENVLTITGRGTVVTGAIERGTIRVGDRVDVLGATVDTVVTGLETFGKPMAEAQAGDNVALLLRGVPRDAVRRGHIVAAPGSVVPSRRFSAQVYVLSSGEGGRSTPVATGYRPQFYIRTADVVGDVDLGERAVARPGDTVTMTVELGREVPLEPGLGFAIREGGRTVGAGTVTSVG from the coding sequence ATGCCCAAGACGGCTTACGTGCGCACCAAGCCGCACCTGAACATCGGCACCATGGGTCACGTCGACCACGGCAAGACCACCCTGACCGCCGCCATCACGAAGGTTCTCGCCGAGCGCGGCTCCGGCACGTTCGTGCCCTTCGACCGCATCGACCGCGCCCCGGAGGAGGCCGCGCGCGGCATCACCATCAACATCGCGCACGTCGAGTACGAGACCGACACCCGGCACTACGCGCATGTCGACATGCCGGGCCACGCCGACTACGTCAAGAACATGGTCACCGGCGCGGCGCAGCTCGACGGGGCGATCCTCGTCGTCTCCGCGCTCGACGGGATCATGCCGCAGACCGCCGAGCACGTGCTGCTCGCCCGGCAGGTGGGCGTCGACCACATCGTCGTCGCCCTGAACAAGGCCGACGCGGGGGACGAGGAGCTCACCGACCTCGTGGAGCTGGAGGTCCGCGACCTGCTCTCCGCGCACGGCTACGGAGGCGAGTCCGTCCCCGTCGTCCGGGTGTCCGGTCTCAAGGCGCTGGAGGGGGACCCCCGCTGGACCGCGGCGATCGACGCGTTGCTCGACGCGGTGGACACGTACGTGCCGATGCCCGAGCGGTACATCGACGCGCCGTTCCTGCTGCCGGTCGAGAACGTGCTCACCATCACCGGGCGCGGGACCGTCGTCACGGGCGCCATCGAGCGCGGCACGATCCGGGTCGGCGACCGTGTCGACGTGCTCGGCGCCACCGTCGACACGGTGGTCACGGGTCTGGAGACCTTCGGCAAGCCCATGGCGGAGGCACAGGCCGGGGACAATGTGGCGCTGCTGCTGCGCGGGGTGCCCCGGGACGCCGTACGACGCGGGCACATCGTCGCCGCGCCCGGCAGCGTCGTGCCCAGCCGCCGCTTCTCGGCGCAGGTGTACGTCCTGTCGTCCGGCGAGGGCGGACGGTCGACGCCCGTCGCCACCGGGTACCGGCCGCAGTTCTACATCCGCACCGCGGACGTGGTCGGCGACGTCGACCTCGGCGAGCGGGCGGTCGCCCGGCCCGGCGACACCGTCACGATGACGGTCGAGCTGGGACGCGAGGTGCCACTGGAGCCCGGCCTGGGGTTCGCCATCCGTGAGGGCGGCCGGACGGTCGGCGCGGGCACGGTGACCTCGGTCGGCTGA